One region of Nycticebus coucang isolate mNycCou1 chromosome 10, mNycCou1.pri, whole genome shotgun sequence genomic DNA includes:
- the FAM89A gene encoding protein FAM89A, which produces MSGPRGAPGAAGEGAVRGLRVDGLPPLPKSLSGLLHSASGGGASGGWRHLERLYAQKSRIQDELSRGGAGGGGGRAAALPAKPPNLDAALALLRKEMVGLRQLDMSLLCQLYSLYESIQEYKGACQAASSPDCTYALENGFFDDEEEYFQEQSHLHNGRDPPQDLSLSSSDWILESI; this is translated from the exons ATGAGTGGACCCCGGGGGGCGCCGGGGGCAGCGGGCGAGGGCGCGGTCCGGGGGCTGCGAGTGGACGGGCTGCCCCCGCTGCCCAAGAGCCTGAGCGGACTGCTGCACTCTGCGTCAGGCGGCGGCGCGTCGGGGGGCTGGCGGCACCTGGAGAGGCTGTACGCACAGAAGTCGCGCATCCAGGACGAGTTGAGCCGCGGGGGCGCCGGAGGCGGTGGGGGCCGGGCGGCGGCGCTGCCCGCCAAGCCCCCCAACCTGGACGCCGCGCTGGCTCTGCTCCGCAAAGAGATG GTCGGCCTCCGCCAGCTGGACATGTCCTTGCTCTGCCAACTGTATAGCCTCTACGAGTCAATTCAGGAGTACAAGGGCGCGTGCCAGGCCGCCTCTAGCCCAGACTGCACTTACGCCCTGGAAAATGGCTTCTTCGATGATGAGGAGGAATATTTCCAGGAGCAGAGCCACCTCCACAACGGGAGGGACCCTCCTCAGGACTTGTCCCTCTCCAGCAGTGACTGGATTCTGGAGTCCATCTAG